CCGAGGTCATGCTGGACGGTGCGACAGAGCCGCAGGCGATGCGCCTTCGGATCACCGAGATCTTCCGCGCGGGAGAGGACGGCTGGAAGATGATCCACCGCCATGCCAGCCCGGCGGCGGAGGGCTAGACGGCGCAGCCACCCCGGGGACGGCTGCTGTCCGCCGCCAAAGCGAGGACCCGCACTATTGCCGCGCCCTCCTGCCGGAGGAAGGCGGCCCGTTCACCGCTGGTGGCTGGCGCGAAAGCGACGCGCGGCAGCTCTGCGCCCCCATTGTCCGGCGCGCTTCCTCCGCCCGTCGAGCGCCCCGAAAGGACCCTCTTCGCGCCCTGCCCGTCGCGCTCCCTTACAAGAACAAGTCGGGCCCTGGCTGGATTGCCAGGGCCCTTGCCGTGCATCCCGTGAGTGTTCGAAGGGGTCGCAACCAATATCCCGCCTTCTGACAGGTTCACCTTAGGCCGCAATCGGTAAAGATATCGTCAATCGCGCCCTGGGCTCTAACGCTGCGTCACGAATCGCCGCGCAGCGCGACCCGTCACCGCCACAGTGGCTATTCGACGAAAAAACGCCCCGCAGTCTCCTGCGGGGCGTTCTGATCGTTCGAAGGCGTGGCGCCCGCCGATTACTCGGCGGTCTCTTCCTTCGCCTCTTTTTCCAGTTCCTTGCCGGTCTCCTGATCGACCATCTTCATCGCAAGGCGCACCTTGCCACGGTCGTCGAAGCCAAGAAGCTTCACGTAGACTTCCTGACCTTCCTTCAGCACATCCGAAGGATGGTTCAGGCGGCGGTTCTCGATCTGGGAAACGTGCACAAGGCCGTCGCGCTTTCCGAAGAAGTTCACGAAGGCCCCGAAGTCGACGATCTTCACGACCTTGCCCTTGTAGACTTGGCCCTCTTCCGGCTCTGCCACGATCGAATAGATCATGTCGTAGGCCTTCTTGATGGACTCACCGTCCGGCGAGGCGATCTTGATGATGCCGTCGTCGTTGATGTCGACCTTGGCACCCGAAACCTCGACGATCTCGCGGATCACCTTGCCGCCCGAGCCGATCACTTCGCGGATCTTGTCGGTCGGCACCTGCATGGTCTCGATGCGCGGCGCGTGCTGGCTGAACTCACCGGCGGACGACAGGGCCTTGTCCATCTCGCCAAGGATGTGCATCCGGCCTTCCTTGGCCTGCGCCAGGGCGGTCTTCATGATCTCGGGGGTGATGCCCGCGACCTTGATGTCCATCTGCAGCGAGGTGATGCCCTCTGCCGTGCCCGCAACCTTGAAGTCCATGTCGCCGAGGTGATCCTCGTCGCCGAGGATGTCGGTCAGGACCGCGTAGTCACCGTCGTCTTCCAGCACGAGACCCATGGCCACACCAGCCACGGCCGCCTTCAGCGGAACGCCCGCGTCCATCATCGACAGCGAGCCGCCGCAGACGGATGCCATCGACGAAGAGCCGTTGGATTCGGTGATCTCGGATACGATGCGGATCGTGTAGGGGAAGTCGGTCGAGGCCGGCAGAACCGCCTGAAGGGCGCGCCATGCCAGCTTGCCGTGGCCGATCTCGCGGCGACCCGGGGACCCCACGCGACCCACTTCGCCGACCGAATAGGGCGGGAAGTTGTAATGCAGCATGAAGTTGGATTTGAAGTTGCCGTGCAGCGCGTCGATGAACTGTTCGTCGTCGCCGGTGCCCAGCGTGGTCACGACCAGACCCTGGGTTTCACCACGGGTGAACAGCGCCGAGCCGTGCGTGCGCGGCAGCAGGCCGGTTTCGCAGACGATCGGGCGGACCTGATCCAGCGCGCGACCGTCGATGCGGCGCTTGTTCTTCACCACGTCAGAGCGCAGCACCACCGATTCCAGCTTCTTCAGCGCCGAGCCGAGGTTCGCATCCTCAAGCTGCTCTTCCGAGAGCGCGGCCTTGATCTCTTCCTTGGCGGCAGAGACGGCGGCGACACGCTCTTGCTTGTCGGTGATCGCGTAGGCGGCCTTCATCTTGGCTTCGCCCGCGGCCTTCACGGCGTCGTAGAGCGCCGAGTAATCCGGGGGGGTGAAGTCGAAGGGCTCTTTCGCGGCTTCTTCGGCCAGTTCGATGATCGTGTCGATCACCGGCTGGATCTGCTCGTGCGCGAACATCACCGCGCCCAGCATCTCCTCCTCGGTCAGCTCGTAGGCTTCCGATTCCACCATCATGACGGCGTCCTTCGTGCCGGCCACGACGAGGTCGAGACGCTGCTCAGGGTTGTTGCGCAGCCCCTGCATGTCGTCGACGGTCGGGTTCAGCACGTATTCGCCATCCTCGAAGCCGACGCGCGCACCGGCGATCGGGCCCATGAAGGGCGCGCCGGAAATGGTCAGCGCCGCCGAGGCCGCGATCATCGCGACGATGTCGGGATCGTTGACGAGGTCATGCGACAGAACGGTGCACATCACCAGCACTTCGTTCTTGAAGCCGGGGACGAAGAGCGGGCGGATCGGACGGTCGATCAGGCGCGCGGTCAGCGTTTCCTTCTCGGTCGGACGGGCCTCGCGCTTGAAGAAGCCACCGGGCACCTTGCCCGCGGCATAGTATTTTTCCTGGTAGTGGACGGTCAGCGGAAAGAAGTCCTGGCCTTCTTTCTGCTGTTTCGCGAAAGTCACGTTGGCCATGACGGAGGTCTCGCCCAGCGTGGCGATGACGGTGCCGTCGGCCTGACGGGCGATCTTGCCCGTTTCCAGCGTCAGCGTCTCTTCGCCCCACTGGAGTGTCTTTTTCACTTCTTTGAACATCAGATATCCTCTTGGAGGCACTCCCGACCCCTGCCGGGTCCTCCGTTTCGATGACGGCCCCATTGCCGCCGACCCCTTTCATCATGTCATGCGCCGGGGCCATGGCGTCACGTCTCAGATGGGGGCGCCATACACATATTTCGAGCACTTGG
This region of Ponticoccus alexandrii genomic DNA includes:
- the pnp gene encoding polyribonucleotide nucleotidyltransferase, which gives rise to MFKEVKKTLQWGEETLTLETGKIARQADGTVIATLGETSVMANVTFAKQQKEGQDFFPLTVHYQEKYYAAGKVPGGFFKREARPTEKETLTARLIDRPIRPLFVPGFKNEVLVMCTVLSHDLVNDPDIVAMIAASAALTISGAPFMGPIAGARVGFEDGEYVLNPTVDDMQGLRNNPEQRLDLVVAGTKDAVMMVESEAYELTEEEMLGAVMFAHEQIQPVIDTIIELAEEAAKEPFDFTPPDYSALYDAVKAAGEAKMKAAYAITDKQERVAAVSAAKEEIKAALSEEQLEDANLGSALKKLESVVLRSDVVKNKRRIDGRALDQVRPIVCETGLLPRTHGSALFTRGETQGLVVTTLGTGDDEQFIDALHGNFKSNFMLHYNFPPYSVGEVGRVGSPGRREIGHGKLAWRALQAVLPASTDFPYTIRIVSEITESNGSSSMASVCGGSLSMMDAGVPLKAAVAGVAMGLVLEDDGDYAVLTDILGDEDHLGDMDFKVAGTAEGITSLQMDIKVAGITPEIMKTALAQAKEGRMHILGEMDKALSSAGEFSQHAPRIETMQVPTDKIREVIGSGGKVIREIVEVSGAKVDINDDGIIKIASPDGESIKKAYDMIYSIVAEPEEGQVYKGKVVKIVDFGAFVNFFGKRDGLVHVSQIENRRLNHPSDVLKEGQEVYVKLLGFDDRGKVRLAMKMVDQETGKELEKEAKEETAE